A single window of Brevinematia bacterium DNA harbors:
- a CDS encoding FliM/FliN family flagellar motor switch protein translates to MFGGEGHLSQEEMDALLSATDTFDTFKGFDMTRAVDTGEGLLTEIDRSNLTELFKQILEAQRSMLRAQIPGKEVVISGLSIDTFDSSRLSMEIVGESVDVRFNISGNITGEVHFIYPSNALLAIMNPLIGDEANTLLSDLIMATFQQNISMIISNFVTNLSEKTGKILAAGAPIVQKLSDIRNVTFPNVPLLMVSFSMGVGSRQGRMYWILPQNTAKQIILSYTTKKIPEAERGVLKTKGEAEEQGKLVVRPVEFGSLEEVSVEAEGSFALILDVPVQITVELGRTKMLVKEVLQLGEGSVVELDKLAGEPVDILVNGRLIAKEIEGKLRRKNNRNSQPH, encoded by the coding sequence ATGTTTGGAGGAGAGGGACATCTTTCGCAAGAAGAGATGGATGCACTTCTTAGTGCGACTGATACATTTGATACCTTTAAGGGTTTTGATATGACTAGAGCGGTAGATACAGGTGAAGGTCTTTTGACAGAGATAGACAGAAGTAATCTTACCGAGCTTTTTAAGCAAATATTGGAAGCTCAGAGAAGTATGCTTAGGGCGCAAATACCTGGAAAGGAAGTTGTCATTTCTGGTTTAAGTATAGATACTTTTGATAGTTCTAGGTTATCTATGGAGATTGTGGGTGAATCTGTGGATGTTAGATTTAATATTTCTGGTAATATTACAGGTGAGGTGCATTTTATTTATCCTTCCAACGCGCTTTTAGCGATCATGAATCCGTTGATAGGAGATGAGGCGAATACACTTCTATCGGACCTGATCATGGCGACTTTCCAGCAAAATATTTCTATGATTATATCTAACTTTGTGACCAATCTGAGCGAAAAAACTGGGAAAATCTTGGCAGCAGGGGCACCAATTGTGCAGAAGTTATCTGATATTAGGAATGTGACTTTTCCTAATGTTCCGTTGCTGATGGTGTCTTTCTCAATGGGAGTGGGTAGTAGACAAGGTAGAATGTATTGGATTTTGCCACAGAATACTGCAAAACAGATAATTCTTTCTTACACGACCAAGAAGATACCTGAAGCGGAAAGGGGAGTGCTAAAAACAAAGGGTGAGGCTGAGGAGCAAGGGAAACTTGTAGTAAGACCAGTAGAGTTTGGTTCTTTGGAAGAAGTTTCGGTTGAAGCGGAAGGGTCGTTTGCGCTGATTCTTGATGTTCCTGTGCAGATAACTGTTGAGCTTGGTAGAACCAAAATGTTGGTGAAGGAGGTTCTGCAGTTAGGAGAGGGGTCGGTAGTTGAATTAGATAAACTTGCAGGTGAGCCTGTAGATATATTGGTCAATGGAAGGTTGATTGCAAAGGAGATTGAAGGAAAGCTTCGGCGTAAGAATAACAGAAATAGTCAACCACATTGA